The genomic interval TTGAAGTCCGCTTCCGTGGTGCGTACGCCGATGCCCCGGAAGGTGACCTCGGTGGTGCGGTAGACCGGGGCCCGGTGGATCAGCAGATCGTCGCCCGCCCGGACGACGGCGTTGAGCGCGGCCCGGATCGCCCCGGTGCCCGCGCCCTGGACGAGGGCGGCGTCCTCGGCGCCGAAGAAGTCGGCGAGGACCGCCTCGACGCGGGCGGTGGTGCGGGGCCGGCCGAGGCCGGGGACGACCCCCGCGTCGGCGGCGAACAACTGCTCGCCCTCGAAGTGCGCGGCGGTGGCCTCCAGCAGCCGGAACTGCCGGGCCGCGGCGTCCTCCAGAGCAACCGTCGGCAGCGGAAAGGTCACGGGGAGCGCGGGCGGGGGTGCGGGTGCGGGGCTCATGTCAGTTCTCCTCCACGGTCGCGCCGGTCAGGAAGCGCACCGGATTGCGGCGGGTCAGCAGGTCGATCAGGCCGTCGTCGGCCCCGGCCGCCCGCAGCCGGGGCAGGAAACTCGCGAAGAGGTGCCCGTACCCCTGGCCGCCCTCGTTGCGCAGATAGCCGTGGCGGGAGATGTCGCAGCTGAGCAGGGCCCGGTCCGCGTGGCCCGCCTCCAGCAGCGCGAGCAGCAGCCGCAGCCGTGTCTCGTCGCTCTGGTACGCGGTCTTGCCCACGGTGTCGAACGCGACGTACGCCCCGCTCGCCGCCAGCTCCCGGTGGACGCCGGGGTCGTCCAGGAGGTCCTGATGCCCGATGCTCACGCGGTGGGCGGGCAGGCCCTCACCGGTGAGCAGCTCCAGCTGGGCGGGGCCGCCCCGGCCGAGCTGGGCGTGGGTGGCGACGGAGAGGCCGGTGGCGAGCGCGGCGCGTGCGCCGGCCCGCAGCACCTTGGCCTCGGCGGCGGTGGGTACGTCGCCGTGGCTGCCGATCTCCCCGAGGACGCCGGGCCGGACGCCGCTCCCGTCGATGCCGTCCTCGATCTCCCGGACGAGGATGCGGGTGAGGGCCGCC from Streptomyces sp. CA-278952 carries:
- a CDS encoding phosphotriesterase family protein; amino-acid sequence: MNHPAPHTLRTVTGELLAASVRGPALAHEHLVLDLDRAGDGAAVLGPERHAAAVAAELVALREEYGLTLVVELTCRGMGRDIRALSRIARETGVAVVAATGWYYEPFHTPEIDALDVAALTRILVREIEDGIDGSGVRPGVLGEIGSHGDVPTAAEAKVLRAGARAALATGLSVATHAQLGRGGPAQLELLTGEGLPAHRVSIGHQDLLDDPGVHRELAASGAYVAFDTVGKTAYQSDETRLRLLLALLEAGHADRALLSCDISRHGYLRNEGGQGYGHLFASFLPRLRAAGADDGLIDLLTRRNPVRFLTGATVEEN